A part of Thermococcus sp. SY098 genomic DNA contains:
- a CDS encoding glycosyltransferase: MERKSSGDGMRIVMVVTNPFKPDPRVYKEAKSLAKYGHDVYVIAWDREGKYPKEEKVEGFKVIRVGPKAEYGPLMAVKLPLFYLNAFKIILKLKPDAIHTHDFDTAVLGFIFKKLKKTMWVYDVHDLYFTFFSMEGRRNIIGEIIRKLDLLIAKHPDVLIVATQSIGGKYKGVREYYIKHGIFPEKTITIWNVPDADIFLNYSKLVLKKSKKFTIGFIGGQRTISNFIPLFEAVKDKSHIYKILFVGEGKNTGDLKMLVREKYSELDIEFIGNVDYRLIPNYYKLCDVIFAWYPPRENIERAIAIKVFEAAVMGIPSIVNANTLMEDFVEEYRCGVAIKKLKSDYLKQALDLIRSRKLKFNPAKIAKKWNWKNEERKMVIIYAQSPDTN; encoded by the coding sequence TTGGAAAGAAAGTCTTCAGGTGATGGAATGAGGATAGTAATGGTTGTAACAAATCCCTTCAAGCCAGATCCCAGGGTGTATAAGGAAGCAAAAAGTCTGGCTAAGTACGGACATGATGTTTATGTTATTGCATGGGACAGGGAGGGCAAGTATCCTAAAGAGGAAAAAGTTGAGGGGTTTAAAGTTATCCGGGTTGGTCCCAAAGCCGAATACGGCCCGCTAATGGCTGTAAAGCTCCCCCTCTTTTACCTCAATGCGTTCAAGATTATTTTAAAGTTAAAGCCAGATGCAATCCACACCCATGATTTTGATACTGCTGTGCTGGGCTTTATTTTTAAAAAGCTCAAGAAAACTATGTGGGTTTATGATGTGCATGATCTTTATTTTACCTTCTTCTCCATGGAAGGAAGAAGGAACATTATCGGAGAAATTATTAGAAAGCTTGACCTTCTCATAGCAAAGCATCCTGACGTTCTGATAGTTGCCACTCAATCTATTGGGGGGAAATATAAGGGGGTGCGAGAGTATTATATCAAACACGGAATTTTTCCAGAAAAAACCATAACAATATGGAACGTTCCTGATGCTGATATTTTTTTAAATTACTCAAAGCTGGTGCTAAAAAAATCAAAAAAATTCACAATTGGATTCATTGGAGGTCAAAGAACGATATCAAACTTCATCCCACTATTTGAGGCTGTGAAAGATAAATCCCACATATATAAGATTCTCTTTGTTGGAGAAGGCAAGAATACGGGAGATTTAAAAATGCTTGTACGGGAGAAATACTCGGAGCTAGATATTGAATTTATAGGGAATGTTGATTATAGGTTAATTCCAAATTATTACAAGCTCTGTGATGTTATTTTTGCGTGGTATCCTCCAAGGGAGAACATAGAAAGGGCTATTGCAATAAAAGTTTTTGAAGCTGCCGTGATGGGGATACCAAGTATAGTAAACGCAAATACTCTAATGGAAGATTTTGTGGAAGAATATAGATGTGGGGTCGCCATTAAAAAATTAAAATCCGATTACTTGAAACAGGCTCTAGATTTAATTAGAAGTAGAAAGCTTAAATTCAATCCGGCTAAGATTGCCAAAAAATGGAACTGGAAGAACGAAGAGAGAAAGATGGTGATAATTTATGCGCAATCTCCTGATACTAACTAA
- a CDS encoding glycosyltransferase has product MDTKVLMVLNNHYTHDPRVTAEAESLVKHGYEVKVIAWDKKKKYPLHEIINGVEVIRIRIPKILDELIPFEILKVPIWQALAYKKAVELYRTWKFQIVHVHDWPDLPVGVKLKQKFEGIFLIYDSHEVWNYMIFTNKLPEFLWEVIWRERKMLRHVDVLITVGKGYKRYFLRYMGDVKIILNAKPIEQWKRPRTKPLTVVYIGGFNKFRCIKELAIVLCKVKYPTIAIIAGPEDPKYKMLFEKAKDCGLRYFGHIPKSQVIPLTRDSIVVYYVFDCKNPLYKIGMPNKLFEAIATGRASLAGKGTLSGKFVEEYKIGLSVDCDVIDIQNALIYLYETPKFVVKFGRRAYSIGKVYNWSLEEQKLLRIYGSLTSDGSGGDKE; this is encoded by the coding sequence ATGGACACTAAAGTATTAATGGTTCTCAATAATCATTATACTCACGATCCCCGCGTGACCGCTGAGGCAGAAAGTTTGGTTAAACATGGATATGAAGTTAAAGTTATAGCTTGGGACAAAAAGAAAAAATATCCCCTCCATGAGATTATTAATGGTGTAGAAGTCATTCGAATAAGAATCCCCAAAATTCTGGACGAGCTAATTCCTTTTGAGATACTAAAAGTTCCTATTTGGCAGGCTTTGGCATATAAAAAAGCAGTTGAACTCTACAGAACTTGGAAATTTCAAATTGTTCACGTTCATGACTGGCCAGATTTGCCTGTTGGGGTTAAACTGAAACAGAAATTTGAGGGGATTTTTTTGATTTATGATTCTCATGAGGTCTGGAATTATATGATCTTCACTAATAAACTCCCAGAATTTTTGTGGGAAGTGATATGGAGAGAAAGGAAGATGTTAAGACATGTTGATGTTCTCATAACTGTCGGTAAAGGGTATAAGCGATATTTTCTTAGATATATGGGGGATGTTAAAATAATACTGAATGCTAAACCTATAGAACAATGGAAGCGTCCTAGAACAAAACCTTTAACTGTTGTATATATAGGTGGGTTTAATAAATTTAGGTGCATAAAAGAATTAGCCATTGTGTTATGTAAAGTTAAATATCCTACAATTGCCATTATTGCAGGGCCGGAGGATCCAAAGTATAAGATGCTCTTTGAAAAAGCAAAAGACTGTGGTTTGAGGTATTTTGGACATATACCTAAATCTCAGGTTATCCCACTAACCAGAGATTCGATTGTTGTATATTATGTGTTTGATTGTAAAAATCCACTGTATAAAATTGGTATGCCAAATAAATTATTTGAAGCTATTGCAACTGGTAGGGCGTCTTTAGCGGGCAAGGGTACGTTAAGTGGAAAATTCGTGGAAGAGTACAAAATAGGCCTCAGTGTTGATTGTGATGTGATAGATATACAAAATGCTCTAATATATCTCTATGAGACTCCCAAGTTTGTTGTCAAGTTTGGTAGGCGGGCTTATTCTATTGGAAAAGTCTATAATTGGAGTTTAGAAGAACAAAAACTCTTGAGAATATATGGCTCACTGACTTCGGATGGATCTGGAGGTGATAAAGAATGA
- a CDS encoding class I SAM-dependent methyltransferase — MTFGGHELFKTLEQKFGDVVVLEYVLPSVVFYSAVADYINSISNYKDTKVKLLDVGSSYGYGVYILSELCKNCDIVGVDINRSALSVAEKRLKSSRRNIDFKAVNILDTNEVSQIISEYGKFDVITCFEVFEHIPRDKSEILLRNLNMLLSNNGYLFISTPNKLVYDSFAFTKDHINEVTVNEFVSALEKYFEIVKVYGSGLHSRLMIYLFWKFGLIARMDSTKVSLTWHKKILRKILRGIFEPRELYLSILKKMRHKEYLLRKLSIYSLNSMPEKSALVFVITKKKMVDSNPATP; from the coding sequence ATGACTTTTGGGGGACATGAACTTTTTAAGACGTTAGAGCAAAAGTTTGGGGATGTAGTTGTTCTTGAATATGTTCTCCCGAGTGTTGTATTCTATTCAGCTGTAGCTGATTACATAAACTCTATTTCTAATTATAAAGACACTAAAGTTAAATTGCTGGATGTTGGAAGCTCTTATGGATATGGGGTTTATATTCTATCTGAATTGTGCAAGAATTGCGATATTGTGGGGGTAGATATTAACAGATCCGCACTCTCTGTTGCTGAAAAACGTTTGAAATCAAGTCGGAGGAATATTGATTTTAAAGCCGTTAATATTTTAGATACAAATGAAGTCTCTCAGATCATCAGCGAATATGGAAAATTTGATGTAATAACATGTTTTGAAGTTTTTGAGCACATTCCCAGAGATAAATCTGAGATTCTTCTCAGAAATCTTAATATGCTTCTAAGTAATAACGGATATCTCTTTATTTCAACTCCAAATAAGCTTGTATATGACTCCTTTGCGTTTACTAAAGATCATATTAATGAAGTGACGGTTAATGAATTTGTGTCTGCCCTTGAGAAGTATTTCGAAATAGTCAAGGTTTATGGATCAGGTCTCCATTCTAGATTGATGATTTATTTGTTCTGGAAATTTGGTCTTATTGCCAGAATGGATAGTACAAAGGTATCTCTAACTTGGCACAAAAAAATTCTTAGAAAAATATTACGTGGGATATTTGAACCCAGAGAACTTTATTTGTCAATATTAAAGAAGATGCGACATAAGGAATATTTGCTACGAAAACTCAGTATCTACAGTCTAAACTCGATGCCTGAAAAGTCTGCTTTAGTATTTGTAATTACCAAAAAAAAGATGGTGGACAGTAATCCTGCTACTCCCTGA
- a CDS encoding flippase: MTESLKLRLIKNAGWLFGAEIISKLLAYGVVVLISRTLGPEGLGQYSFIFYYVGLLGVFSDLGVGYYFMREVARDREKLDELLPDVLGFKILLAVINFLVIIGLTLFLPKPGWMKILIVLAGAEAMLTWVSLIFVRLMYAHEVTKYEAIARTFERFWAFFVGGVVLYVYSSLTPFIITLLGGYIIRELLRIKWGLKFVDRISIRFKPPSWGELLKKSYPFWLIGLFTLIYYRTDMVMLSLLKGDYETGIYRAAYMWIQVAMLVPNVVIPTTLPSMARLWKEDKRTLKTLFRKSFQMLSLAGVVGIVGYYLLAEYGILLVFGEKFTPSISVLKILAFALPFMFLNSLFGSFLNATGRELAFTKITGLTALLNVALNYILILNYGASGAAVATVVSQGVAGLLSTIFFLVITNTKADFSGIEFRL, from the coding sequence ATGACAGAGAGCTTAAAGTTAAGGTTAATAAAAAATGCAGGATGGCTTTTTGGAGCGGAAATAATCTCCAAGTTATTGGCTTATGGTGTGGTGGTCTTAATAAGCCGAACCCTTGGACCTGAGGGATTGGGGCAGTACTCGTTTATATTCTACTACGTCGGTCTCTTGGGGGTATTCTCCGATTTGGGTGTCGGGTATTACTTCATGCGCGAGGTCGCGAGGGACAGGGAAAAACTCGATGAGTTGCTCCCCGATGTCCTCGGCTTCAAGATACTTCTGGCAGTTATCAATTTCCTGGTAATCATTGGACTCACACTTTTCCTGCCAAAGCCGGGGTGGATGAAAATTCTCATAGTCCTAGCGGGAGCAGAGGCGATGCTGACGTGGGTCTCCCTGATTTTTGTTAGACTTATGTATGCACACGAAGTCACAAAGTATGAAGCAATTGCGAGAACCTTCGAGAGGTTCTGGGCGTTTTTTGTTGGTGGGGTTGTTCTTTATGTATATTCTTCATTGACTCCTTTCATTATCACTCTCCTTGGGGGATACATCATCAGAGAGTTGCTGAGAATAAAGTGGGGACTGAAATTCGTTGATAGGATCTCGATAAGATTCAAGCCACCCTCATGGGGTGAACTACTTAAAAAATCCTATCCGTTCTGGCTCATCGGTCTTTTTACGCTGATCTATTACCGCACAGACATGGTCATGCTGAGCCTGTTGAAGGGAGACTACGAGACTGGAATATACCGAGCAGCGTACATGTGGATTCAAGTTGCCATGCTGGTTCCAAACGTGGTCATACCCACCACATTGCCATCTATGGCGCGGCTGTGGAAGGAGGACAAGAGAACCTTGAAAACACTCTTCAGAAAAAGTTTCCAGATGCTGAGCCTTGCAGGGGTTGTCGGAATCGTTGGGTACTATCTGCTAGCAGAGTACGGGATACTGTTAGTATTCGGAGAGAAGTTCACTCCCAGCATATCTGTTCTTAAGATTCTTGCATTCGCACTGCCGTTTATGTTTCTTAATTCGCTTTTTGGGAGCTTTTTAAACGCTACGGGGCGAGAGTTGGCGTTCACAAAGATAACAGGACTCACTGCACTTCTTAACGTTGCTCTCAATTATATTCTAATACTCAATTATGGAGCAAGTGGTGCTGCAGTGGCAACGGTGGTGAGTCAGGGAGTAGCAGGATTACTGTCCACCATCTTTTTTTTGGTAATTACAAATACTAAAGCAGACTTTTCAGGCATCGAGTTTAGACTGTAG
- a CDS encoding oligosaccharide flippase family protein, producing MGDEVSQALQKIARGTGIIFAGTIVSTLFGFFNKAIIARYFATAEYGIFNLVLTIFSISLVIATLGFGNSLPREVAIYKEKKLSQLWDLTSTAVVILVFNSAVLMLLLTIGAKEVAQIFHDMRLEEPLKIIAFALPFSGLTVGIVAISRGFGRVRERFTHIYGSHPL from the coding sequence GTGGGCGATGAAGTAAGCCAAGCACTGCAGAAAATTGCAAGGGGAACCGGAATAATTTTTGCTGGAACAATAGTTTCAACACTCTTCGGATTTTTCAATAAAGCCATCATCGCCAGATATTTTGCCACAGCGGAGTATGGTATTTTTAATTTGGTTTTGACAATTTTCAGCATATCTTTAGTTATTGCTACACTCGGGTTTGGGAACTCTCTTCCAAGAGAAGTAGCAATTTATAAAGAGAAAAAACTATCTCAGTTGTGGGATTTAACTTCAACGGCCGTTGTTATTCTTGTTTTTAATAGTGCAGTGCTAATGCTTCTTCTGACCATAGGAGCAAAAGAAGTTGCTCAGATATTCCACGATATGAGGCTTGAAGAACCGTTAAAAATAATTGCGTTTGCACTTCCTTTTTCGGGTTTAACTGTGGGCATAGTTGCAATTTCAAGGGGATTTGGGAGGGTCAGGGAGCGGTTTACTCACATCTATGGTTCCCATCCCTTATGA
- a CDS encoding cation diffusion facilitator family transporter, giving the protein MEEVYKPIWFSIIGNVLLALLKIAVGFMYSSLALISDGVHSLSDVITSIIGLIGIRISSKPPDRSHPFGHSRFEPLFAFFMGLALLLVAYEIARDSIGRVLEGTSIEVNSIMLAVAVFSIIFKEGMTQYTLWVGKKLDNQILIADAYHHRSDVLSTIAVLIGLLAEKFGFRYGDSLAGLVVAIFIAKVALEIVMRNVNYLTGTSPPFEICERIKKIALSVDNVVGVHDLRAHYVGPKLHVELHIEVPPNLTLKEAHDVSEEVKRRIEELEEVEMAFVHVDIKGVTK; this is encoded by the coding sequence ATGGAGGAGGTTTACAAGCCAATCTGGTTCAGCATCATTGGAAATGTACTGTTAGCATTGCTCAAAATTGCTGTAGGCTTTATGTATTCAAGTTTGGCTCTAATTTCCGACGGTGTTCACTCCCTGAGTGATGTCATAACAAGTATAATTGGGCTAATTGGAATAAGGATATCTTCAAAGCCCCCTGATAGGTCTCACCCCTTTGGACACTCAAGATTTGAGCCGCTCTTTGCTTTCTTCATGGGATTGGCTCTTCTTTTAGTTGCATATGAAATCGCAAGGGACTCCATAGGGAGGGTGCTGGAGGGGACATCAATTGAAGTTAATTCAATAATGCTTGCTGTTGCCGTCTTTTCGATTATCTTTAAAGAAGGGATGACGCAATACACCCTCTGGGTTGGAAAAAAACTTGACAATCAGATTCTAATAGCCGATGCCTACCATCATAGAAGCGACGTTTTGAGCACAATAGCTGTTCTTATCGGTCTGCTTGCGGAGAAATTTGGCTTTAGGTATGGAGATTCATTGGCGGGTTTAGTTGTTGCCATATTCATAGCAAAAGTGGCTTTGGAGATAGTTATGAGAAATGTGAACTATTTAACTGGCACTTCCCCTCCTTTTGAGATATGCGAGAGGATAAAGAAAATCGCCTTAAGTGTTGATAACGTTGTGGGTGTTCATGATTTAAGGGCCCATTATGTTGGTCCGAAGCTTCACGTTGAACTACATATTGAGGTTCCACCAAATTTGACGCTTAAAGAAGCCCACGATGTTAGTGAAGAGGTGAAAAGGAGAATAGAGGAACTTGAGGAAGTTGAGATGGCATTTGTGCATGTGGATATAAAAGGAGTAACAAAGTAA
- a CDS encoding beta-galactosidase trimerization domain-containing protein, with the protein MFVNLSTKRIVVFLTIFVLIEIANVSAAIQWDNSIVVADAFRIEFYGDMLNEIKNDYKLKFLHNTVQAWIDYRPWMKYPEAWRHIQSLISLSHAYDIPVGITMGWHVGDSVYDPYNSEIGFLYYYRHIIPYSKRWRYPNGTIASDPYTVGLSRSFSGHLTIRIIGEELRRRDFYGIMQPQNPYWRNFLLYWTRKAVDSGADAIFFDSSDGIFTFVWGGGWGCKDTWEGRGFINYLKSKFTRSQLLELGIKDINNFCLKTYLENKYPIKGAYSVPVPFRERFLTSWPFELVEFENNSEVLSDPVVKEALLYWYQSAIALVRNVSMETREYAEESHRKILLTTNEYFAWIPQITLTPYMDVVYVEISQFRPYPYQTNGVVCKLARASSNFTKLVWVGEWILWFANPFKPETAPSDVSTMIKLRIAEIYSNPGCIMLVPFGTGSPDEGWPPHRLVDGSEREGVSRYYQFISNMQRLFKNTASYSNVALVVSLPTAIWQYFPALGIRKSDEYYDEIRGWARALEQMHVPYDVLFLGMDGILETDSYQRLGKYKLLIAPGLSRISSRDLSRIEEFLQNGGKLITTSDFARYDEMNNKQTELNDLLSRENVIVVNKVGKAYWDSLGKKEPNMELFRYIADQINSALGKDKLLNTNASEGIMITPIKKLDSNELILNLVNYNYHYNKIHDWTNPEKNIKIKLKLPESYEITEVFSISPEEERRYLSYTQNGRWITINIDTIKVWKLIVIVPLKNILPHLGNRIYVR; encoded by the coding sequence ATGTTTGTCAATTTAAGCACCAAGAGAATAGTAGTATTTCTCACGATTTTTGTACTAATTGAAATTGCAAATGTATCAGCAGCCATCCAATGGGATAACTCAATCGTTGTGGCAGATGCCTTCAGGATTGAGTTCTACGGGGATATGCTGAACGAGATAAAAAACGATTATAAGCTTAAATTTCTTCATAACACAGTTCAGGCATGGATAGATTATCGGCCATGGATGAAATATCCTGAGGCGTGGAGACACATCCAATCACTCATTTCACTTTCTCATGCATATGACATTCCCGTTGGAATAACTATGGGATGGCATGTTGGGGATTCTGTTTATGACCCCTACAACTCGGAAATTGGTTTCTTATATTATTACAGGCATATAATTCCCTACTCTAAAAGGTGGAGATATCCCAATGGAACCATAGCTTCAGATCCGTATACCGTGGGGCTATCCCGCTCATTTTCAGGTCACCTTACCATAAGAATTATAGGGGAGGAACTTAGGAGAAGAGATTTCTACGGAATAATGCAACCCCAAAATCCATACTGGAGGAATTTTCTACTATATTGGACAAGAAAAGCCGTTGATTCTGGGGCCGATGCAATATTTTTTGACAGCTCTGATGGTATTTTTACATTCGTTTGGGGTGGGGGCTGGGGCTGTAAGGATACATGGGAAGGCCGTGGATTTATAAACTACCTAAAGTCAAAATTCACCAGAAGTCAGCTTTTAGAGCTCGGGATTAAAGATATAAATAATTTCTGTTTAAAAACTTACTTGGAAAATAAATACCCCATAAAAGGAGCATATTCAGTTCCCGTCCCATTTAGGGAGAGATTTTTAACATCTTGGCCATTTGAATTAGTGGAATTTGAAAACAACAGCGAAGTTCTATCAGATCCTGTTGTAAAGGAGGCACTGTTATACTGGTATCAGTCCGCAATAGCTCTCGTTAGGAATGTTTCAATGGAAACCAGAGAATATGCAGAGGAAAGCCATAGGAAAATTTTGTTAACAACAAATGAATACTTTGCATGGATCCCCCAGATAACCCTGACACCTTATATGGATGTTGTCTATGTTGAGATTAGTCAGTTCAGACCTTATCCTTATCAAACCAATGGAGTGGTATGCAAGCTTGCCAGAGCCTCGTCAAATTTCACAAAACTTGTTTGGGTTGGAGAGTGGATTCTCTGGTTTGCAAATCCTTTTAAACCCGAAACTGCACCATCAGATGTTTCCACAATGATAAAACTAAGAATCGCAGAAATATACAGCAATCCTGGCTGTATAATGCTTGTTCCATTTGGAACGGGATCACCAGATGAGGGATGGCCTCCTCACAGGCTGGTTGATGGAAGTGAAAGGGAAGGAGTTTCCAGATACTATCAATTTATATCGAACATGCAAAGGCTTTTCAAGAATACAGCTTCGTACTCTAATGTTGCACTTGTAGTCTCCCTTCCAACTGCAATCTGGCAGTACTTCCCAGCACTGGGAATTCGAAAGAGTGATGAATACTACGATGAAATCAGAGGATGGGCACGTGCCTTAGAGCAGATGCATGTTCCATATGACGTACTCTTCCTTGGAATGGATGGGATCTTAGAAACAGATTCTTATCAGAGACTTGGGAAATACAAGCTTCTGATAGCTCCGGGATTAAGCAGGATTTCATCCCGTGATCTTAGCAGGATTGAAGAATTTCTGCAGAATGGAGGAAAGCTTATTACAACATCAGATTTCGCCAGATATGACGAGATGAACAACAAACAAACGGAGCTCAATGATTTGCTAAGCAGGGAAAATGTTATCGTTGTAAATAAAGTTGGAAAAGCATATTGGGACTCACTTGGTAAGAAGGAACCCAATATGGAGCTCTTCAGATATATTGCCGATCAGATAAACTCAGCTTTAGGAAAAGATAAGCTTCTCAACACAAATGCCTCAGAGGGTATCATGATAACACCTATAAAAAAGTTGGACTCCAATGAACTCATCCTTAACCTTGTAAATTACAACTATCATTACAATAAAATCCATGACTGGACAAATCCAGAAAAAAATATAAAAATAAAGCTAAAGCTTCCAGAAAGTTATGAAATCACGGAGGTCTTTTCAATATCCCCTGAGGAAGAGAGGAGATATCTAAGCTATACCCAAAATGGTAGATGGATAACAATAAACATAGACACCATCAAAGTATGGAAACTTATTGTGATTGTGCCCTTAAAGAATATTCTTCCACATTTGGGGAACCGAATATATGTTCGGTGA
- the mfnA gene encoding tyrosine decarboxylase MfnA encodes MTAFPRKGMSEEKVLDELEKRLSEDLTFDSGKILGSMCTYPHPLAQKIISLYMDRNLGDPGLHVGSRKIEEEAVQMLGNLLHLNKAYGNIVSGGTEANILAVRAFRNIADIENPELILPESAHFSFLKASEMLKVKLVWAELNKDYSVNVRDIESKITDNTIGIVGIAGTTGLGVVDDIPALSDLAQDYGIPLHVDAAFGGFVIPFAKALGYDLPDFDFKLKGVQSVTIDPHKMGMVPIPAGGIIFRKKRFIDAISIPAPYLAGGKVFQATITGTRPGANALAVWALLKHLGFEGYKRIVKEAMELSRWFAGQIRTLEGAYLIRDPMLNIVSFGTKELEKVEKELKRRGWGISAHRGYIRIVMMPHVKKEHLEEFLKDLKEILGSI; translated from the coding sequence ATGACAGCTTTTCCAAGGAAAGGAATGAGTGAGGAGAAAGTGCTTGACGAGCTTGAAAAGCGGTTAAGTGAAGACTTAACTTTTGATTCGGGTAAAATCCTTGGCTCAATGTGCACTTACCCCCATCCTCTTGCTCAAAAGATAATTTCTCTTTACATGGACAGGAACCTTGGAGACCCCGGATTGCACGTTGGGAGTAGAAAAATTGAAGAAGAAGCCGTGCAGATGCTTGGGAATTTGCTGCACTTAAACAAAGCTTATGGAAACATTGTCTCTGGAGGAACAGAGGCAAACATCTTAGCGGTGAGGGCATTTCGCAACATAGCTGATATCGAAAATCCAGAGCTGATTCTGCCGGAAAGTGCTCACTTCTCCTTTCTTAAGGCAAGTGAAATGTTAAAAGTCAAGTTGGTGTGGGCTGAGCTGAATAAAGACTACTCTGTTAATGTTAGGGACATTGAGAGTAAAATTACAGATAACACAATAGGAATTGTGGGCATAGCAGGGACAACAGGTCTGGGAGTTGTGGACGACATCCCAGCTCTTTCAGATTTAGCACAAGATTACGGGATTCCCCTTCATGTCGATGCTGCCTTTGGAGGTTTCGTGATACCCTTTGCCAAGGCATTGGGTTATGATCTGCCTGATTTTGACTTCAAGCTCAAAGGAGTGCAGAGCGTAACAATTGACCCCCACAAAATGGGCATGGTACCGATTCCTGCTGGGGGAATAATATTCAGAAAAAAGAGATTCATTGATGCAATAAGCATTCCCGCCCCATACTTGGCTGGAGGAAAGGTGTTTCAAGCTACAATAACCGGAACAAGACCTGGAGCAAACGCATTGGCAGTGTGGGCACTCCTAAAGCATTTGGGCTTTGAAGGCTACAAAAGGATTGTCAAAGAGGCAATGGAGCTCTCAAGATGGTTTGCAGGGCAGATAAGAACTTTGGAGGGGGCATATTTAATAAGAGACCCCATGCTCAATATAGTATCTTTTGGAACCAAAGAGCTGGAAAAGGTCGAGAAGGAGCTTAAAAGGAGAGGATGGGGAATCAGTGCTCACAGAGGCTACATCAGGATCGTCATGATGCCCCATGTCAAAAAAGAACACTTAGAAGAGTTTTTAAAAGATCTAAAGGAAATTTTGGGAAGTATATGA
- a CDS encoding cation:proton antiporter produces MQYILDLSILLVTAKTLEWLFEKREIHPIIAHISTGIILGPFVLNVISPSEPLKVLSEFGLLMMMLYMGLTSNFSAIATNKLKATVVAILGVAFSFVLGFMTVMAFGRGLAAAIFVGVTLGNTAIEVTSGVIVRERVKREISSILMGAAFADDIIAVYLIGIITALARGELSFVPLAVLTIKIALFIVAVLLISEFVFKRSKRFYGIVRNLNIFFTFTLVLTFLLALIAEEVGLHQIIGAYLAGLTISRLRERKDPLVISRIKLNELIEDLQVVLTEFFIPLFFIYVGLMFNPTMGKISLFMIALLYVAAVLGKLIGCSLGMKIFGFDWKKAFLVGIGMGGRGSLDIAILKFGLEKGLIDQSLFASIVIVSMLTAITTPQFFKLYLGKIREDKA; encoded by the coding sequence TTGCAATATATCCTCGATCTTTCAATTCTTCTGGTAACTGCAAAAACCTTGGAGTGGCTATTTGAAAAGAGGGAAATCCACCCGATAATAGCCCACATTTCAACTGGAATAATCTTAGGTCCCTTTGTTCTGAATGTGATTTCTCCTTCCGAGCCTCTTAAGGTTCTTTCAGAGTTTGGACTGTTGATGATGATGCTGTACATGGGTTTAACAAGTAACTTTTCGGCTATAGCCACAAACAAACTAAAAGCCACAGTCGTTGCAATTTTAGGTGTGGCATTCTCCTTTGTTCTTGGTTTCATGACCGTGATGGCATTTGGAAGGGGGTTAGCAGCAGCTATATTCGTTGGCGTGACTCTGGGAAACACTGCAATCGAAGTAACAAGCGGAGTTATTGTCAGAGAGAGGGTCAAAAGAGAGATTTCTTCGATTCTTATGGGAGCAGCTTTTGCTGACGACATAATAGCGGTTTATCTAATTGGCATCATTACCGCACTTGCAAGAGGCGAGCTCAGCTTTGTGCCCCTTGCAGTCCTGACGATCAAAATAGCTCTCTTCATAGTTGCCGTCTTGCTTATCTCAGAATTCGTATTCAAACGATCCAAGAGGTTTTATGGAATAGTGCGTAATTTAAACATCTTTTTCACATTCACACTTGTTTTAACTTTCCTCCTTGCACTCATAGCCGAAGAAGTCGGTCTTCATCAGATAATTGGGGCATATTTAGCCGGGTTAACGATAAGCCGCCTAAGAGAGAGGAAGGATCCGCTTGTCATAAGCAGAATTAAGCTCAACGAGCTGATTGAAGACCTACAAGTTGTACTGACAGAATTTTTCATTCCACTCTTCTTTATCTATGTGGGTTTGATGTTTAACCCAACAATGGGCAAAATAAGCTTGTTCATGATTGCACTTCTTTATGTCGCTGCAGTCCTCGGAAAGCTCATCGGATGCTCACTTGGTATGAAGATTTTTGGATTTGACTGGAAAAAGGCATTTTTAGTTGGGATTGGTATGGGTGGAAGGGGTAGCTTAGATATTGCAATTCTAAAATTCGGATTGGAAAAAGGATTAATTGACCAAAGCCTGTTTGCAAGCATAGTTATTGTCTCAATGCTCACAGCAATCACTACGCCGCAGTTCTTTAAACTGTACTTGGGAAAAATTAGGGAGGATAAAGCTTAA
- a CDS encoding TIGR00304 family membrane protein produces MKGELLIIAGIAMIFIGFLLVFIGTLMTAASGEAEVESGGVIMIGPIPIVFGTQRGATLAMILAIILMLLWIFMVLLNRRV; encoded by the coding sequence ATGAAAGGGGAGCTTCTAATAATAGCGGGAATAGCAATGATCTTCATAGGGTTTCTCTTAGTGTTCATAGGGACATTAATGACAGCAGCAAGTGGAGAGGCTGAAGTTGAGAGTGGAGGGGTCATAATGATAGGGCCAATCCCAATAGTCTTTGGAACTCAGAGAGGTGCAACCTTAGCAATGATCCTCGCAATAATCCTGATGCTTCTCTGGATATTCATGGTTCTGCTGAACAGGAGGGTCTGA